ttcatTAGACAACAGCACCACATCTTTAGTAGATGTCAGTGTTGCAGAGGGTGAGTATCAGACTTCAAGGAACCCATGAACCACATCAACTGTCGTATCATTACAGTAATCACAACTGTCTATATTTCTTCATTAGACGACAGCACCACATCTTTAGTAGAAAAAGTGGCTCCCTCCTGTGAAATTGGTTGGTCTGAGTTCAATGGTCGCTGTTTCCTGTTCGTGTCAACAGAGATGAGTTGGGCTGATGCTGAGGTAATCAGGGATTCATTGCATGTTTAAACGCAGATAGCCCTTCATTACTTCCTCTACCACATCCTCCTGTTGGTGGAGGAATCCACCACATGTGCAgcttcacatctgtctgttcatctcCACTGTAGAAAAACTGTCTGCTCAAGAAAGGACACCTTGCATCGGTCCACAACGAGGAGGAGTACAAACACATTCAGGCTGTGGTGAATGCACACACCGGAGGTCATCCAGCAACATGGGTTGGAGGCTCTGACTGTCAAAAGGTAATttatcataaataataaaaggtCTTATCTGCAGGGCTGACTGAAGGAAGCCTTGGTCGACTGAAATCATAACTACTCTTCAAATGCTAATTGTGAAGTTCACATCAAActttttagtcatttgtttgaACAAAATGCAGCTGATGACTGATATCAGTTAGTTTGGAACTGACTCAGAGAAAACACTCAGTAAACGTTACATAATCCTGGAAGGCTCTTGATGAaacacttttcttcttctggaaGTAACAACTGATTGTGATCGTCCGACTAATGAGAGTGACACTCTTTGACTTACacatctgttctgttctctcttgttttctagGAGGGTATCTGGCTCTGGAGTGACGGCAGCAGTTTTGAATTCAACTCCTGGTGTGAAGGAGAACCAGACAATTTTGCTGGTGCCGAGTCTTGTTTACAGATTAATGCTAACGGTAAATCACAACATATTATTTACCCTGATGTCTGACTGATGTAAATGAGACAGGAAAAGCAAATAACAGTTTTgcatgtttgaattttaaacttacttttctttcattaacatTGAATCGTTCTTCAGTCAAGTTCAGTCGACTGTGTTAGGTTCTGGTTTTTGTGGCTCTGACTGACTCCAGTGTTTCTTGTGTTCACAGAGAGCCATTGCTGGAATGACTTCCTGTGTTCAGTTGTCCTCCCATCAGTCTGTGCCAGCGTCCCTCAAAGCTCCTGAGCCGAGTGTCATGTAcctaccaaacacacaaacatggttGGATGAGAGAGTCTTTGTGTAATCGGTCTCATGTGTAATCACATCTTTGATTCTCTGCTGTAACGCTACTGAAGGGACGAAGCGACAAGTGACGTGAACGGGAGCTGGAGCTCCTCTCTGAGAAGACTGAATGTGTAATGAAGAGAACGCTTTGAGCAACAATCTTATTAAAAACTGGAGTACTGAAACAAACTGGTCTCagagtcttttttaaaaatgtgatccTGAACTTTGATTTATAATTTATGTACATACAAACATGATTTTGGACCGGTTGTGGTCAATAAGTCACCCACAGAAATTTGATCTGTGAACTAACCTTTAAATCACTCCAGAACTTTGATTCCTTGATTCATGAACCTGTAATGTGCAAGTAAAGACCAAGTAAAGAACTGTGTCTCTTTAACAGCTCAAACATCATATTCAGCAGCAAGCAGACCAGCTTGACATAATTACccattaacattatttttgtgATGACTGTGTCTTCTATattaaatgaacacattctTCACTGATGAACTGAAgctcagaaacatttcactgaaattcTCCAAAGTCAAACTCTCAGATGAGGGAACGTACAGATGCTTCATTCAAGACCTGTCTACAGAGTCTAATGTTCAGCATCTTGTTGGTAAACTgacattattatatattcatTGTGATTCATCTATGTGTCTGCTTAGGGCCAAacataaagaggaaataataaTCTATCACAAAAATGTTGACACTTAATATATCAAGGACCACGTTTCATCATGGAGATGCAGCCACTAGCTGTCGAGACATTTCACTAAGGTGACAAAAGTTGCTTTTCATGAACCGAGGTTGGTTTCAGGTAAAACTGGAAAGCTCTGCTTCCAGAAAGGTATACACAGTGACACCACTCCTAGTCTGCCTGACAAAACATCCGGCAGAATGCTGCCATGTGACTGTTTCCTAAGAATCCTATCATGTCCACCTCCCTGAGAGTTTGCCAACTTGGACATGTGACAATCAATGACACAGCCAACCAGGATCCAACATCCTGATACCAACTGAAGACCAAAACAGTGTCACCAGTTAAATTGGTATGTTATTACTGTTGACTGCAGTCAAAAACATGAACCACATGCATGGTTGAATTTTTTCTCGGATGTGTAAATATGTAGATTTTGGAAAACCTGATGTACAAATAGAAGTAAATCATCATTTGACAAACCAGTGTTTATCTGATCTGTTTGCTACAGTACGCTACACTGCAAACTTCCTCAGAAGATAAACATTAATAATGAGTGGATGCTGTTGACACCATGTACCTCATGGCGTGGATGTGGGAGGGACATGGTGCTGCACAGAGGATGGATCCTCCTCAGAGATCTCCTGACTTTTTCTCCAGCACCACTGTAACAGTGACATTTGTGGTACTGAGAGAGATGTATCaacaggatgaactgtaataagtCTGGTGACATGCTAACTTTTAATCTGGTGCTATTATCAGGTCAGCATGCTAATTCACAAAACATGTGTTAACATTTAGTTCTAGAGGCCTGATAAGCACCAGTGGAAGAACAACATCGTACATGAACAAGATTTATTCCTCTGCAGTGGCTGGAAATACAACACAAGCCCACTGATAACTTTGCTTTGTATCTTGCTTTCAGAGCTTTGTGGAGAGATGCAACTTCCATGTTCTGTGACATAAAATTACACTTTataaaaaggatcttacttaaataaaacagtctatctctgtaggaatcctatgcACAATGTTGTCACACACAATCAGAGTTTGTCgatggcaaaaacaagaactttagtgggCGTCCATTGACGTGGACAATTGTACTTTTCTACCAGGTACACTGTCCCTACTCAGCACTgcaccaattaaaaaaaatttgaaaatgtgatctgaaatacaaaaataaaatacagaagtTAACCTTTAATGCATATAAAATTCTGCAGCACTGAGTATCACTTTCTTTATTCATTCTTGTGACAGTGTTTTGCTTTACAGGCTCTTTAGGACAGAAGTCATTAAACAGATGGATACCCGAGGGGTCAGTCCAGGTCCAAGAGGGATTCTGTGAGGCAGAAAAGAGTGTTATTTGAATTCATATTAATAGTAGTATATTTTTCACAAAACTGCCAGATATTGTGTACTGATGAATTCTATACCCACACTCCATGCTCATGtcccacacagacatgaacccaggaaaataaggcccaggttaaaaaaattACTGGATTTATTCTTTAAACATCCTGCAGACACCGagcagtgtgtatgtggaggTGATTTTCTGACCACCTGTTTAGTATAAGTGTAATTCACTTTCCTTTAAGATGTTATAACTTATAGCTCAAGTCCTCGTGGTTGGTGTGGTGCTCTGTCTCACACTGCTACTGAaatatactttgtttttatagcaaatgttttcctttcttctaaaagttgaattaaactgcttgttttgggcaggtgtcaggtgagtttTTCCCAGTATATGAGACAGAGTAAGGGCGTTGTTGGACCAACACCAtcactacataaataaaagtgaaataataaCAAGAAGTTACTTTctttgacaaataaaacatgatgcttCTCTGGTGCCGCCTTTTAATATTTGGAGATAATGtttgcatgtctctgtgttattACTGTGCATGGCCTCTGTTCCTGTTGTTGTACTTGTGTAAGTGTATTTAAGAGTTGGTATTTCTTCAGCTTTGTTCAGATCCTCCACACAGGACGACTGAAGCTACCGgctgaaactgcagcaggttGGTTTTGTCTTCTTTCCTTCAAACAAAGAACTGATTATCAGTGGAAGTTGTGTGCTCCCTGCAGCAGGATGAgtaacatgtctgtctgtctgtctgaaaggTTATCATCCTCTCTAACATCTGCACCATCCACCATGAAGACTCTGACTGTGTCTTTGATTGTGTGCACCCTGATAGCTCTGACCAGAGCTGCCGGTCAGTATTTACTTCGTATATAtgatcaacaaataaaatacattcacTGTGATGCTGCATTTTTCACACAGTCCACATGGTTTAGATGGTTTATTTAGCTGTAGAAGAAGGAAAATCTTCGCAACATATAAAGGAAAACTTGgtgtgaaaaatacaaaaactgtatgttaaactattcctttaagtacAGGCTCTGGTTACTTTTTGTACCAGCGTTCACTGGTGTCACTTTCCATCCAGCTCTTCCATATGAAGAGAACGAACATGGGACAATGGATCCTATGATAATAGGTGAGTGTTCAGTGTATTTCTTCTTATGTGAAATAATGTCCATTTGGCACATGAATATATTTGCAATGTAATAATAACATGggacaaataaagaaaacagcagatggTTTTTGTTAATAACTGTTGTGTGAAATTGTCCAGTTGAACCATTTCCTTTTATGATGACGatgacaccaccaccaccaccaccatcactaCCTGAGATAACAATAGCACTGCCTGAAACAAGTCAGTCAATTTATGTACttatttatgttaaattaattaaaattcattatacttttactgcagacacacacaaaagctgCACCTACATATTCTTTACATTTACCTGCTGGCtgttgcttcatatttaacagacataAGAATGATATCGACTGTTTATCCAACTCTCCACCTAAGTACAGGTTCTGGTTACTTTTTGTACCACCGTTCACTGGTGTCACTTTCCATCCAGCTCTTCCATATGAAGAGAACGAACATGGGACAATGGATCCTATGATAATAGGTGAGTGTTCAGTGTATTTCTTCttatttgtaatatatttgCAATGTAATAACACGggacaaataaagaaaacagcaggtgttttttgtTAATAACTGTTGTGTGAAATTGTCCAGTTGATCCATTTCCTTTTAtgacaacaccaccaccaccaccaccacctgagACAACAACAGCACTGCCTGAAACAAGTCAGTCAATTTATGTACttatttatgttaaattaattaaaattcattatacttttactgcagacacacacaaaaactgcacCTACATATTCTTTAAACCTCCCTGGAGACTCAGTATTACCTTCTCTACCCTCAGGAATATGTTTCTCTGCACTCCTGCTGAGAGTTGGATGGGAAGATTGATGTTAttctcatgtttgtttgctaaatatgaagctacagccagcagctggttagcttagcttagcacaaagactggaaacagctagcctggctctgtccaaaggtaacaataATTCCACAAATGTGCAGCCCAAATTGTGAAAAAAGGGAGGGTTACCACTATAATACTTTTCTACATGATATATATATGTCCTGAGGATAAAATTGTTAAAATttacagcctccaaaataacAAAGAAGTAAAAGCAGTGTTTCTCTTCAGGGGAGCATCGTGTGGTCAAGAGGTCCACATCTTGTCCCTGTGGTTGGACTGAGTACTACGACCGTTGCTTCTTCTATGTTTCCAAAGCCATGAGTTGGGCTGATGCTCAGGTAATCACAGAGATGTTCTTCAGTGTTTGTCTCAGGGTacacagtcattttttaaaactccactgtctgtctgtccctaCTGTAGAAAAACTGTGAGACCATGAATTCAAACCTTGCATCTGTGCACAGCGATGAGGAGTACCAGCTGATTCAGAAGGTGGTATTAGTTGCTAGTCATGGGTCTGGACCCACATGGATTGGAGGCTCTGATGCACAAAAGGTATACTCCTATTGCAGCATtgtacagacagaaaagagtAAACAGAGACTCTCATGTAATGAGCAGCTCCACATTAAATTATCTTTCTGTGCTGCACACAGAATCACACAGATTCTTGGC
The DNA window shown above is from Lates calcarifer isolate ASB-BC8 unplaced genomic scaffold, TLL_Latcal_v3 _unitig_4821_quiver_1579, whole genome shotgun sequence and carries:
- the LOC108902426 gene encoding type-2 ice-structuring protein-like isoform X3; the encoded protein is MKTLTVSLIVCTLIALTRAAALPYEENEHGTMDPMIIVEPFPFMMTMTPPPPPPSLPEITIALPETREHRVVKRSTSCPCGWTEYYDRCFFYVSKAMSWADAQKNCETMNSNLASVHSDEEYQLIQKVVLVASHGSGPTWIGGSDAQKEKLWFWIDGTTFKYENWCEGQPDDFQGAQDCALMNFAANKCWDDGNCEAALPSVCAKKI
- the LOC108902426 gene encoding type-2 ice-structuring protein-like isoform X2; this translates as MKTLTVSLIVCTLIALTRAAALPYEENEHGTMDPMIIVEPFPFMMTMTPPPPPPSLPEITIALPETTLPYEENEHGTMDPMIIGEHRVVKRSTSCPCGWTEYYDRCFFYVSKAMSWADAQKNCETMNSNLASVHSDEEYQLIQKVVLVASHGSGPTWIGGSDAQKEKLWFWIDGTTFKYENWCEGQPDDFQGAQDCALMNFAANKCWDDGNCEAALPSVCAKKI
- the LOC108902432 gene encoding type-2 ice-structuring protein-like; the encoded protein is MLTVSLLVCAMMALASADDNSTTSLVDVSVAEDDSTTSLVEKVAPSCEIGWSEFNGRCFLFVSTEMSWADAEKNCLLKKGHLASVHNEEEYKHIQAVVNAHTGGHPATWVGGSDCQKEGIWLWSDGSSFEFNSWCEGEPDNFAGAESCLQINANESHCWNDFLCSVVLPSVCASVPQSS
- the LOC108902426 gene encoding type-2 ice-structuring protein-like isoform X4, producing MKTLTVSLIVCTLIALTRAAALPYEENEHGTMDPMIIVDPFPFMTTPPPPPPPETTTALPETREHRVVKRSTSCPCGWTEYYDRCFFYVSKAMSWADAQKNCETMNSNLASVHSDEEYQLIQKVVLVASHGSGPTWIGGSDAQKEKLWFWIDGTTFKYENWCEGQPDDFQGAQDCALMNFAANKCWDDGNCEAALPSVCAKKI
- the LOC108902426 gene encoding ladderlectin-like isoform X1, encoding MKTLTVSLIVCTLIALTRAAALPYEENEHGTMDPMIIVEPFPFMMTMTPPPPPPSLPEITIALPETTLPYEENEHGTMDPMIIVDPFPFMTTPPPPPPPETTTALPETREHRVVKRSTSCPCGWTEYYDRCFFYVSKAMSWADAQKNCETMNSNLASVHSDEEYQLIQKVVLVASHGSGPTWIGGSDAQKEKLWFWIDGTTFKYENWCEGQPDDFQGAQDCALMNFAANKCWDDGNCEAALPSVCAKKI